A region of Shinella zoogloeoides DNA encodes the following proteins:
- a CDS encoding MerR family transcriptional regulator produces the protein MANRPLTIGALAQMTGTKVETIRFYEKSGLLPAPARTGGNYRSYERSHLNRLSFVRRARDLGFSLDQIRTLLDLSDDKSRPCGAVDAIAKEHLLEVERKIADLNALRSELDRMLSQCSSGTVGDCRIIESLSPSHENMT, from the coding sequence ATGGCAAACCGCCCGCTGACCATCGGGGCGCTGGCGCAAATGACCGGCACGAAGGTCGAAACTATACGGTTCTACGAGAAAAGCGGCCTTCTACCCGCACCAGCGCGTACGGGCGGCAATTACCGGTCCTACGAGCGCTCGCACCTCAATCGCCTAAGCTTCGTCCGGCGTGCACGCGATCTCGGCTTCTCGCTCGATCAGATTCGAACACTGCTCGATCTTTCAGACGACAAGAGCCGGCCGTGCGGAGCGGTCGATGCGATCGCCAAGGAACATCTGCTGGAGGTCGAGCGGAAGATCGCCGATCTGAACGCATTGCGGAGCGAGCTCGATCGGATGCTGTCTCAATGCTCGAGCGGCACGGTGGGCGACTGCCGCATCATCGAATCATTGTCCCCATCCCACGAGAACATGACATGA
- a CDS encoding copper chaperone PCu(A)C: protein MKRLFTPVLMFTLSLAAGPAAFAHDYSAGDLQIDHPWSRATPMVAPVAGGYLKITNTGAESDTFLGGSSPIATAVEVHESTLQDGVARMRLLTAGVTIKPGETVELAPGATHLMFIKPTKVFKEGEKVEATLRFEKAGEIKVEFAVQGMGAKQPAENEDHQGHGATP from the coding sequence ATGAAACGTCTTTTCACCCCTGTTCTTATGTTCACGCTTTCCCTCGCAGCAGGGCCCGCCGCATTTGCGCATGATTATAGCGCTGGTGATCTGCAGATCGATCATCCCTGGTCGCGTGCAACGCCGATGGTCGCTCCCGTTGCCGGCGGCTATCTGAAGATCACGAATACCGGCGCCGAATCTGACACATTCCTTGGCGGCAGCTCTCCGATCGCAACGGCGGTTGAAGTGCACGAGTCGACTCTTCAAGATGGCGTCGCCCGCATGCGACTACTGACCGCAGGGGTGACGATCAAACCGGGTGAAACGGTCGAGCTTGCGCCAGGCGCTACCCACCTCATGTTCATCAAGCCCACGAAGGTTTTCAAGGAAGGCGAAAAGGTCGAGGCGACACTCCGTTTCGAAAAGGCCGGCGAGATCAAGGTTGAATTCGCGGTTCAGGGCATGGGCGCGAAACAGCCGGCTGAAAACGAAGACCATCAGGGCCATGGCGCAACCCCATGA
- a CDS encoding heavy-metal-associated domain-containing protein translates to MTSSLTTIDLKIEGMDCGHCISTVEKAVHALPGIEEVKVSLSDNNAIISFDAALTSQDAIVEAVEDAGYDVPR, encoded by the coding sequence ATGACCTCTTCCCTCACCACCATCGATCTCAAGATCGAAGGCATGGATTGCGGCCATTGCATCAGTACAGTCGAGAAGGCGGTTCATGCCCTGCCGGGCATCGAGGAGGTCAAGGTCTCCCTTTCCGATAACAACGCGATAATCAGCTTTGATGCTGCCCTTACGTCGCAGGATGCGATCGTCGAAGCTGTCGAGGACGCAGGGTATGACGTTCCGCGATGA
- a CDS encoding DsbA family protein yields MNRALVITLTALAALAVFGGGAYYYTAQQKEHAASVTASADTLVRAHSPILGKEDAPVTIVEFFDPSCEACRAFFPLVKNILATYPDDVRVVIRYTTFHKGSDEAVRILEAARKQDKFEPVLAALVDKQPEWATHGEPDMKRAWNIAGEAGLELMGARLDSVKPEVDQVLQTDLADVKANNVEQTPTFFVNGKLLVNFSPQGLIDLVKGEVDKTS; encoded by the coding sequence ATGAACCGAGCGCTCGTCATCACTCTCACCGCGCTTGCCGCGCTCGCTGTTTTTGGAGGAGGTGCCTACTACTACACTGCGCAGCAGAAAGAACATGCGGCTTCTGTCACAGCGTCGGCGGATACGCTCGTGCGCGCGCATTCGCCGATTCTGGGTAAGGAAGACGCACCCGTCACGATCGTGGAGTTCTTCGACCCCTCATGCGAGGCCTGCCGCGCCTTCTTTCCGCTTGTGAAGAATATCCTGGCGACCTATCCGGATGATGTGCGTGTGGTGATCCGCTATACCACATTCCACAAGGGCTCCGACGAAGCCGTGCGCATCCTCGAGGCGGCACGCAAACAGGACAAGTTCGAGCCGGTCCTTGCGGCGCTTGTGGACAAGCAGCCCGAGTGGGCTACTCACGGGGAGCCTGACATGAAGCGGGCCTGGAACATTGCCGGTGAGGCGGGTCTGGAACTCATGGGCGCCCGTCTCGACAGCGTGAAGCCGGAAGTTGATCAGGTGCTTCAGACCGATCTAGCGGACGTCAAGGCGAACAATGTCGAGCAGACGCCTACGTTCTTCGTCAACGGCAAGCTGCTGGTCAATTTCAGCCCGCAGGGCTTGATCGATCTGGTGAAAGGCGAAGTCGACAAGACGAGTTGA
- a CDS encoding IS3 family transposase (programmed frameshift), which translates to MTRRPRRNHSPAFKAKVALAAIRGEQTLVELSQQFDVHANQIKQWKDQLLEGATGVFGDETKAEPTVPTVDVKTLHAKIGELTLENGFFVRCARQGGIAGRKEMIDREHKLSVVRQAKLLGFSRGSVYYLPRPVSDGDLTLMRRIDELHLDYPFAGSRMLQGLLRGEGLETGRLHVATLMKKMGIEAIYRRPNTSKPAPGHKIYPYLLRKLAVNRPNQVWAMDISYIPMARGFVYLCAVVDWFSRKVLSWRLSITMEAAFCIEAVEEALARYGKPEIFNTDQGSQFTSVDFTAVLKKAEIAISMDGKGAWRDNVFVERLWRSIKYEEVYLHAYKTVSEARVGIGRYLTFYNTRRPHSSLDRQTPDKAYFNALAPMMVAA; encoded by the exons ATGACAAGACGACCGCGCCGGAACCATAGCCCGGCTTTCAAGGCGAAGGTGGCACTTGCCGCCATCCGAGGTGAGCAGACGCTGGTGGAATTGTCCCAGCAGTTCGATGTGCACGCCAACCAGATCAAACAGTGGAAAGACCAGCTCCTTGAGGGTGCGACGGGTGTGTTCGGCGATGAAACGAAGGCGGAGCCAACGGTTCCGACCGTCGATGTCAAAACGCTACACGCCAAGATCGGCGAACTGACACTGGAGAACG GATTTTTTGTCCGGTGCGCTCGGCAAGGCGGGATTGCTGGGCGGAAAGAAATGATCGACCGCGAGCACAAACTCTCCGTCGTACGCCAGGCGAAGCTTCTCGGCTTCAGCCGTGGCAGCGTCTATTATCTGCCTCGTCCAGTGTCCGACGGCGATCTGACCTTGATGCGGCGGATCGACGAACTGCACCTCGACTACCCGTTTGCCGGAAGCCGGATGTTGCAAGGGCTCTTGAGAGGAGAAGGGTTGGAGACCGGGCGGCTGCACGTCGCCACGCTGATGAAGAAGATGGGCATCGAGGCGATCTACCGTCGCCCGAACACCTCCAAACCAGCGCCAGGGCACAAGATTTATCCCTACCTCCTGCGCAAGCTGGCGGTCAACCGACCCAACCAGGTCTGGGCAATGGACATCAGTTATATTCCGATGGCGCGGGGCTTCGTTTATCTCTGCGCCGTTGTCGACTGGTTCAGCCGGAAGGTCCTGTCGTGGCGGCTGTCGATCACGATGGAAGCGGCCTTCTGCATCGAAGCGGTCGAGGAGGCGCTCGCCCGCTATGGCAAGCCGGAAATCTTCAACACGGATCAGGGCTCGCAGTTTACCTCGGTGGACTTCACGGCGGTGCTGAAGAAAGCTGAGATCGCCATCTCAATGGATGGCAAGGGTGCATGGCGCGACAACGTCTTCGTAGAGCGGCTCTGGCGGTCGATCAAATACGAGGAGGTCTACCTCCACGCCTACAAGACGGTGTCTGAGGCCCGCGTCGGCATTGGCCGATATCTGACCTTTTACAATACCCGACGCCCACATTCATCCCTTGACCGGCAGACGCCGGATAAGGCCTACTTCAACGCGCTGGCACCCATGATGGTGGCGGCATAA
- a CDS encoding MerR family transcriptional regulator, which yields MLTIGDLSKTSGVKIPTIRYYEQMGLLPHAERSEGNQRRYTKEEMDRLTFIKHSRDLGLSIDAIRSLIELSHHPDKPCADADRIALEQLASVRDKIAKLRKLEIELERITSHQHNNHVRDCYVIRALASHDLCCSDHD from the coding sequence ATGTTGACGATTGGTGATCTTTCGAAGACCTCCGGCGTGAAAATCCCGACAATCCGCTACTATGAGCAAATGGGTCTTCTTCCCCACGCGGAGCGCTCCGAAGGCAATCAGCGCCGCTATACCAAGGAGGAGATGGATCGCCTGACCTTCATAAAGCACTCCCGTGATCTGGGCCTTTCGATAGATGCCATACGATCCCTTATCGAACTCAGCCATCACCCTGACAAACCCTGCGCGGATGCCGACCGAATTGCCCTTGAGCAACTTGCCTCCGTTCGCGACAAGATCGCCAAGCTCCGGAAGCTTGAAATCGAACTAGAGCGCATAACCTCTCACCAGCACAACAATCATGTGCGGGATTGTTATGTGATCCGGGCGCTCGCTTCACACGACCTATGCTGCTCGGATCACGATTGA
- a CDS encoding DUF3991 and toprim domain-containing protein has product MKKSEIEAVKEKVSCGAVLESAGFAIDLRESTRRAVKFRRGGEIVIVTHGGLGWFDPLSDDKGDVFSLIERLDRVGFAEGYARAAALVGFQSEAPTWRESLRPRLPDVSVPQRWVARRRPWPGSYTWRYLSDQRYLPVNIIAAVVSADLLREGPCGSMWAAHVDGRGVVCGWEERGPEWRGFSSGGTKTLFRFGPPTALRLCVAEAAIDAMSLAAIEGIRDGTVYVSTGGGWSPQTDAALRNLATRPGALLVAATDANAQGETFSERLRALAEVSGCRWQRLRPLAEDWNEVLKEKSSEERIERKKGRLAACAPSASRGGFARRAGP; this is encoded by the coding sequence ATGAAAAAATCCGAAATCGAGGCAGTCAAAGAAAAGGTGAGCTGTGGTGCGGTGCTCGAAAGCGCCGGCTTCGCCATCGACCTCAGGGAGAGTACGCGCCGCGCGGTCAAATTCCGCCGCGGCGGCGAGATCGTCATCGTCACTCATGGCGGACTAGGGTGGTTCGATCCACTCAGCGACGATAAGGGCGATGTGTTCTCCCTGATCGAACGCCTGGATCGCGTTGGCTTCGCCGAAGGCTATGCTCGGGCCGCCGCCCTGGTCGGATTTCAGTCGGAGGCGCCGACCTGGCGTGAGAGTCTGCGTCCTCGGTTGCCGGACGTGTCCGTGCCGCAGCGATGGGTGGCACGTCGGCGGCCATGGCCCGGTTCGTACACCTGGCGCTATCTCTCCGATCAACGATATCTCCCCGTCAATATCATTGCAGCCGTGGTCTCGGCGGATCTCCTTCGCGAGGGCCCCTGCGGGAGCATGTGGGCGGCGCACGTCGATGGGCGAGGTGTCGTTTGCGGATGGGAGGAGCGCGGTCCTGAATGGCGAGGTTTTTCCAGCGGCGGAACGAAGACGCTCTTCCGGTTTGGCCCGCCAACGGCGTTGCGCCTCTGCGTGGCCGAAGCCGCGATTGATGCAATGAGCCTTGCGGCGATCGAAGGCATCCGGGACGGGACGGTCTATGTCAGCACGGGTGGTGGCTGGTCGCCCCAAACCGACGCCGCTCTCCGCAACCTTGCCACACGACCGGGTGCGCTTCTGGTTGCGGCGACGGATGCCAACGCGCAAGGTGAGACCTTCTCGGAGCGCCTGCGGGCGCTCGCCGAGGTGTCTGGGTGCAGGTGGCAACGGCTGCGGCCGTTGGCCGAGGACTGGAACGAGGTGCTCAAGGAAAAGAGCAGCGAAGAAAGGATTGAAAGGAAGAAGGGGAGGCTTGCCGCATGCGCGCCGTCCGCGTCAAGGGGAGGCTTTGCCCGGCGAGCCGGCCCTTGA
- a CDS encoding TlpA family protein disulfide reductase, which translates to MKYTMKIGGVAVALLAGTVIGGMWALGSGMVDHGVAEPVSLTFTDQAGRERGFGDFGGKPILLNVWATWCTPCRKEMPSLDRLQASASTNGFEVVALSIDLGGVQRVRPFYEEIGIRNLGIYVDPDSAGMRGLMVTGLPTTILIGADGVELKRWIGPKEWDDAGTIAELKALAARDSNAGTR; encoded by the coding sequence GTGAAATACACGATGAAAATTGGGGGCGTGGCAGTCGCCCTCCTAGCTGGTACCGTTATCGGGGGGATGTGGGCTCTTGGCAGCGGCATGGTCGACCACGGGGTCGCAGAGCCTGTCTCGCTGACATTCACCGATCAAGCCGGCCGCGAGAGGGGCTTTGGCGATTTCGGGGGCAAGCCCATCCTCCTTAACGTCTGGGCGACGTGGTGCACGCCGTGTCGCAAAGAGATGCCCTCGCTCGATCGGTTACAGGCATCAGCCAGCACGAATGGATTTGAAGTGGTGGCGTTGTCGATCGACCTTGGTGGAGTGCAACGCGTAAGACCGTTCTACGAGGAGATCGGCATACGAAATCTCGGAATCTACGTCGATCCCGACAGCGCCGGGATGCGAGGTTTGATGGTGACAGGCCTGCCAACGACGATCCTCATCGGTGCGGACGGCGTTGAGCTCAAGCGCTGGATCGGTCCCAAGGAGTGGGATGATGCGGGAACGATTGCAGAGTTGAAGGCGCTTGCCGCCCGCGATTCCAACGCTGGAACACGATGA
- a CDS encoding DUF1419 domain-containing protein, with translation MTTAPAIRKVFQGIADRRQMYRMFDRHAGRVHRRADDATVLYAGEWFEIGEAEHDYMFAVEPPLWIRGSMFALWQFLTGSVTSVFFALRIDDAIRYFHGYCDLSDDVSVERMRLAIIERESRPVQAMTREERLEHIWSSTAELYRGYADYRWPHASRGRRTVHFFGGKLGSVPKLLEAMTDEEIAAKLPVHLRYLPDVAAA, from the coding sequence ATGACCACAGCACCCGCAATCCGCAAGGTTTTCCAGGGCATTGCTGACCGCCGCCAGATGTATCGCATGTTCGACCGCCATGCCGGGCGCGTCCACCGCCGCGCTGATGACGCAACAGTGCTCTATGCCGGGGAATGGTTCGAGATCGGCGAGGCCGAGCACGACTATATGTTCGCTGTGGAGCCGCCCCTCTGGATCCGTGGCTCGATGTTCGCGCTCTGGCAATTCCTCACCGGATCGGTGACATCAGTGTTTTTCGCGCTGCGCATCGATGATGCCATCCGCTACTTCCATGGCTACTGCGATCTTTCCGACGATGTCTCCGTCGAGCGGATGCGTCTCGCCATCATCGAACGCGAGAGCCGGCCGGTGCAGGCGATGACGCGGGAGGAACGTCTCGAGCACATCTGGAGCAGCACTGCGGAACTCTATCGCGGCTACGCCGACTATCGCTGGCCTCATGCATCGCGCGGCCGGCGCACTGTTCACTTCTTCGGTGGCAAACTGGGCAGCGTCCCGAAACTGCTCGAAGCCATGACCGACGAGGAGATCGCCGCCAAGCTCCCGGTGCATCTGCGCTACCTGCCGGACGTGGCCGCCGCGTGA
- a CDS encoding SCO family protein has product MASKTLRIVRRVTWATITILAVVLAVLTWTLQSDKDRLSQQSFPLNGPFSMETHTGETFNSTSLAGTAYLAFFGFTHCPDICPTTLFELTDMMKELGPAADNLKVLLISVDPKRDSQELLSQYMTAFDPRFVALRGTRQQTDDVVKSFAAFAKKVPLDGGQYTMEHTAGVYVIDADGRFVRLLRMEEPREERMRLLKDVTS; this is encoded by the coding sequence ATGGCATCGAAGACTTTGAGGATCGTGAGAAGGGTCACATGGGCGACGATCACGATCCTTGCTGTTGTGCTCGCCGTGCTGACCTGGACGCTGCAATCCGACAAGGACCGCCTCTCGCAGCAATCCTTCCCCCTGAACGGTCCATTCTCGATGGAAACCCATACGGGGGAAACGTTCAATTCGACGTCGTTGGCCGGAACGGCATACCTCGCGTTCTTCGGCTTTACGCACTGCCCCGATATTTGCCCTACGACCCTTTTCGAACTGACCGACATGATGAAGGAACTCGGGCCCGCGGCAGACAACCTCAAGGTGCTGCTGATTTCCGTCGATCCGAAGCGCGACAGTCAGGAACTGCTCTCTCAATACATGACGGCATTCGATCCGCGCTTTGTCGCCTTGCGCGGCACGCGCCAGCAGACCGACGACGTCGTCAAATCCTTTGCCGCCTTCGCAAAGAAAGTTCCCCTGGACGGCGGCCAGTACACGATGGAGCACACGGCTGGCGTCTACGTAATTGACGCGGATGGCCGCTTCGTCAGGTTGTTGCGGATGGAGGAACCTCGTGAAGAGCGGATGAGGCTCCTAAAGGATGTCACCTCGTAA
- a CDS encoding SCO family protein gives MTSIYSRRALFGSAIAALLVGGLVSGALVLANMAETEPTGGIGGPFELTSHRGEAVSDRSLRGRPYLAFFGFTHCPDICPTTLFELTDLMKELGPQADAFNALLISVDPERDTQNLLSLYMEAFDPRIIAVRGTRKQTDQALSAFRATAKRVDTEGGSYTMDHTAGIFLMDADGRFQGMLDMHEPRETRLKKLRNLAEVGGA, from the coding sequence ATGACGTCGATTTACAGCCGACGTGCGCTCTTCGGATCCGCAATCGCCGCCCTGTTGGTTGGCGGCCTCGTCTCCGGAGCTCTGGTTCTTGCGAATATGGCCGAAACCGAGCCCACCGGCGGGATCGGCGGCCCGTTTGAACTGACGTCCCATCGCGGCGAGGCCGTGTCGGATAGAAGCCTACGCGGCAGGCCCTACCTCGCATTCTTCGGCTTTACGCACTGCCCGGACATCTGCCCGACCACGCTGTTCGAACTGACGGATCTCATGAAGGAACTCGGTCCGCAGGCCGATGCGTTCAACGCGCTTCTCATATCCGTCGATCCGGAACGTGACACGCAGAACCTGCTTTCGCTGTACATGGAAGCATTCGATCCGAGGATCATCGCGGTGCGCGGCACGCGGAAGCAAACGGATCAGGCGCTGTCAGCGTTCCGGGCAACAGCCAAAAGGGTCGATACCGAGGGCGGCAGCTATACAATGGACCACACAGCGGGCATCTTTCTCATGGATGCGGATGGTCGGTTCCAAGGTATGCTGGACATGCACGAGCCGCGAGAAACCCGTCTGAAGAAACTGCGCAATCTCGCGGAAGTGGGCGGGGCGTGA
- a CDS encoding heavy metal translocating P-type ATPase, producing the protein MAEAVRNHAKDRGVKGGEPERFEAIPGKGIRATVDGQVVEIGNRRLVDVDERFDDVARLEDEGKTLLIMAVDGRPAGIFAAMDTVRPEVSDAITEIRKLGIARIELLTGDNERTAAAIASPLGIGFQANLLPEDKIRVVKELQEKGHRVVMVGDGVNDAPALAQADVGIAMGGGTDVAMEAAHIVLMRENWTLVADSFRIARRTMGVVRMNIAFTALYNLVGLSLAAFGVIPPIFAAAMQSIPDIGILANSSRLIRQK; encoded by the coding sequence CTGGCCGAGGCCGTTCGCAATCACGCTAAGGATCGAGGCGTCAAGGGTGGTGAGCCAGAGCGTTTCGAGGCAATTCCGGGCAAGGGTATTCGCGCCACCGTCGATGGGCAGGTTGTTGAGATTGGGAACCGGCGGCTGGTGGATGTGGACGAGCGCTTTGATGATGTCGCTCGCTTGGAAGATGAGGGGAAGACACTTCTGATCATGGCTGTCGATGGCCGCCCGGCCGGAATCTTTGCGGCGATGGATACGGTGCGACCGGAAGTCTCCGATGCGATCACGGAAATCCGCAAGCTTGGTATTGCGCGGATCGAGCTTCTGACAGGGGACAACGAGCGCACGGCCGCTGCCATCGCGAGCCCGCTCGGGATCGGTTTCCAGGCGAACCTGCTCCCCGAGGACAAAATCCGCGTCGTGAAGGAGCTGCAGGAGAAGGGCCATCGGGTCGTAATGGTTGGGGATGGCGTCAACGACGCGCCGGCGCTCGCGCAGGCCGATGTGGGCATCGCCATGGGCGGTGGAACGGATGTCGCGATGGAGGCGGCCCATATCGTGCTCATGCGGGAGAACTGGACGCTCGTCGCCGACTCCTTCCGCATCGCGCGACGCACGATGGGGGTGGTCAGGATGAACATCGCCTTTACCGCGCTTTACAATCTTGTCGGTCTTTCGCTTGCAGCGTTCGGGGTCATTCCGCCGATCTTCGCCGCCGCGATGCAGTCGATACCGGACATCGGGATTCTTGCGAATTCTTCACGCTTGATCCGGCAGAAGTAG